Proteins encoded by one window of Candidatus Desulfatibia profunda:
- a CDS encoding AbrB/MazE/SpoVT family DNA-binding domain-containing protein, with amino-acid sequence MENQTRTHDIKLVSIGNSKGIRIPKSIIQKYGFKSNLLLEETERGLLLRQKDETKLSWANTYKAMASENENWGDFNVTLLDGLEDGDIDT; translated from the coding sequence ATGGAAAATCAAACAAGAACTCATGATATTAAGTTGGTATCAATTGGGAATTCCAAAGGAATTCGAATCCCTAAATCAATTATTCAAAAATATGGTTTTAAATCCAATCTTTTACTCGAAGAGACCGAGAGAGGATTATTGCTTCGCCAAAAGGATGAAACCAAATTATCATGGGCCAATACCTACAAAGCGATGGCCAGCGAAAATGAAAACTGGGGCGATTTTAATGTGACGCTCCTTGATGGATTGGAGGATGGCGATATTGACACCTAA